In Populus alba chromosome 1, ASM523922v2, whole genome shotgun sequence, a single window of DNA contains:
- the LOC118039058 gene encoding protein RGF1 INDUCIBLE TRANSCRIPTION FACTOR 1, whose translation MMMMSNSMKPAWLEGLMAETFFGGCGVHENRRKNEKNVFCLLCCLSICPHCLPSHRSHPLLQVRRYVYHDVVRLGDLEKLIDCSYIQPYTINSAKVIFLNQRPQSRSCKGSANNCFTCDRILQDPFHFCSLSCKVNHLVDQGEDLSAILYRIDESDFAFSQFEGLRMDSSEIIDDEGQITPSSILEDPLQYRGSSCSSDIMGSSGTAHEPEDLKKKGKSGFLQGNFFSFSSRRKGSPHRSPLS comes from the exons atgatgatgatgagtaaTAGTATGAAGCCTGCATGGCTTGAAGGATTGATGGCAGAGACATTCTTTGGAGGTTGTGGGGTCCACGAGAATCGCAGAAAGAATGAGAAGAACGTCTTTTGCTTGCTCTGTTGCCTTAGTATCTGCCCTCACTGCCTTCCTTCTCATCGCTCTCATCCCCTCCTCCAG GTAAGAAGATACGTTTACCATGATGTGGTTCGCTTGGGGGATCTTGAGAAGCTCATTGACTGTTCTTATATTCAG CCCTATACAATAAACAGTGCCAAGGTGATATTTCTGAATCAGAGACCACAGTCAAGGTCTTGTAAGGGTTCAGCCAACAATTGCTTCACTTGTGACAGGATACTCCAAGACCCATTCCACTTCTGTTCTCTCTCGTGCAAG GTTAATCACCTGGTGGATCAGGGGGAGGATCTCTCTGCTATTCTCTACaggattgatgaatctgatttTGCATTTTCCCAATTTGAGGGATTGAGGATGGACAGCTCCGAGATTATCGATGATGAAGGTCAAATCACCCCGAGCTCCATTCTTGAGGACCCATTACAATACAGAGGATCATCGTGCTCCAGTGACATCATGGGCAGCTCAGGAACTGCACATGAACCCGAGGACctgaaaaagaagggaaaaagtgGCTTCCTTCAGGGGAATTTCTTCTCCTTTAGCAGCAGGCGAAAGGGATCTCCTCACAGGTCTCCTCTCTCTTAA